A segment of the Amia ocellicauda isolate fAmiCal2 chromosome 5, fAmiCal2.hap1, whole genome shotgun sequence genome:
gacctttgtgacatggtgcattatcctgctggaagtagccatcagaggatgggtacatggtggtcataaagggatggacatggtcagaaacaatgctcaggtaggccgtggcatttaaacgatgcccaattggcactaaggggcctaaagtgtgccaagaaaacatcccccacaccattacaccaccaccagcagcctgcacagtggtaacaaggcatgatggatccatgttctcattctgtttacgccaaattctgactctaccatctgaatgtctcaacggaaatcgagactcatcagaccaggcaacatttttccagtcttcaactgtccaattttggtgagcttgtgcaaattgtagcctctttttcctatttgtagtggagatgagtggtacccggtggggtcttctgctgttgtagcccatccgcctcaaggttgtacgtgttgtggcttcacaaatgctttgctgcatacctcggttgtaacgagtgcttatttcagtcaaagttgctcttctatcagcttgaatcagtcggcccattctcctctgacctctagcatcaacaaggcattttcgcccacaggactgccgcatactggatgtttttcccttttcacaccattctttgtaaaccctagaaatggttgtgcgtgaaaatcccagtaactgagcagattgtgaaatactcagaccggcccgtctggcaccaacaaccatgccacgctcaaaattgcttaaatcacctttctttcccattcagacattcagtttggagttcaggagattgtcttgaccaggaccacacccctaaatgcattgaagcaactgccatgtgattggttggttagataattgcattaatgagaaattgaacaggtgttcctaataatcctttaggtgagtgtgtatatatatatatatatatatatatatatatatatatatatatatacacacacagtgagggaaaaaagtatttgatcccctgctgattttgtacgtttgcccactgacaaagaaatgatcagtctataattttaatggtaggtgtattttaacagtgagagacagaataacaacaaaaaaatccagaaaaaaacacatttcaaaaaagttataaattgatttgcaagttaatgagggaaataagtatttgatcccctatcaatcagcaagatttctggctcccaggtgtcttttatacaggtaacgagctgagattaggagcactctcttaaagggagtgctcctaatctcagctcgtcacctgtataaaagacacctgtccacagaagcaatcaatcaatcagattccaaactctccaccatggccaagaccaaagagctgtccaaggatgtcagggacaagattgtagacctacacaaggctggaatgggctacaagaccatcgccaagcagcttggtgagaaggtgacaacagttggtgcaattatatGCAAATGGTAGAactacaaaataactgtcagtctccctcggtctggggctccaagcaagatctcacctcgtggagtttcaatgatcatgagaacggtgaggaatcagcccagaactacacgggaggatcttgttaatgatctcaagacagctaggaccatagtcaccaagaaaacaattggtaacacactatgccatgaagaactgaaatcctgcagtgcccgcaaggccccctgctcaagaaagcacatgtacaggcccgtctgaagttttccaatgaacatctgaatgattcagaggagaactgggtgaaagtgtggtcagatgagatcaaaatcaagctctttggcatcaactcaactcgccgtgtttggaggaggaggaatgaccccaagaacaccatccccaccttcaaacatggaggtggaaacattatgctttgggggtgtttttctgctaaggggacaggacaactgcatcgcatcaaagggatgatggacggggccatgtaccatcaaaccttccctcagccagggcattgaaaatgggtcgtggatgggtattccagcatgacaatgacccaaaacacacagccaaggcaacaaaggagtggctcaagaagaagcacattaaggtcctggagtggcctagccagtctccagaccttaatcccatagaaaatctgtggagggagctgaaggttcgagttgccaaacgtcagccttgaaaccttaatgacttggagaggatctgcaaagaggagtgggacaaaatccctcctgagatgtgtgcaaacctggtggccaactacaagaaacgtctgacctctgtgattgccaccaagtactaagtcgaaggggtcaaatacttatttccctcattaacatgcaaatcaatttataacttttttgaaatgcgtttttctggatttttttgttgttattctgtctctcactgttaaaatacacctaccattaaaattatagactgatcatttctttgtcagtgggcaaacgtacaaaatcagcaggggatcaaatacttttttcccctcactgtatatatatatatatatatatatatatatatatatatcccataacataacacacgtaatagtaatcacacaccacTTGCACTGTTATATATTGCATTGGTTATatatgacagcctgcatgtagtatttgttagttttgcatatttaatgattaaataaagacttatttaaatgtctttggtcttattttgtagcttgattggataaaaacaaggcaTATCGAGGTATATATCGGCCAAACTTccaaaaatatcgagatatcatttttaagtcatatcgcccagccctaattatatatatatatatatatatatatatatatatatatatatatatatatacacacatatatacatacatacacatatacacacacacacatatataaatacacacttgCACCTGCAGTGCAATGTAGTGTTTCCATACGTAGTGCttcaatggaaaaaaataaaataaaaaaactaaaagaaacaaTCTTTAAAACAATCTTTTCACATATTTCAATATCTTCTGAGGACATTACATTAAAAGGAAAGGCAAACAACAACCATTTGTAAAAGCAGTAAACTATAGCAAACTACAGCAGACTGTACTTCAGTACTTGCtgaaattataattttcttttctttaacacaATAGCattctgcaaaataaaaaaataaaaaataaaaaactgataaAGTAACAGTATAAACTTTAATAACATCAATTATTGTTTTAAGAAGTGTCATACTGTTAAAAATGCAGTGCACTAGGGTTCAGTTTCACAACATTCATCTCTGCAATGAAAAAAGCACCACTAGCACTGATCCTTCCAACACTTTTTCACTGTACTATTTGTCAAGAGACTGCGTTAGCACTTATAACTGAAGAAACTAAACCGTAAGACTGCTACTGCAAAGTTACATACATTGCTCTGAAGAGTTATTTTTCATCCTTCTAGAGAGTTTAAATGTATGGAAAAAgtatataatacattaattgacCTTTAAAAGAAGACAACCGTTTGTAACTCAattgaggaaaaaaagaaaaatcactgaGTTTTAGAATCATGAAAAACAATAATCCTGttgaatacaaataattgaGCATTTTAAATGGCTCATTCGaccaacaaaatacatttaatccaATGAGAATTGAGAATCAAATTTTCTGCCgtgaatttaaatacaaattaagcaACGGTTCCAGTCGGCATACTAAACATTAGAAGCCTGAGCTACGCCACGTGATTCCAACATGAGGTCAGCACATCACGTGTAAACAAACCTAAGAAATGCTATGATTACTGTTTGCCTTTGCTTTACACCGATACAAAGGGGAGGTGACTTTTCACAGCATCATGGACTCCTGTATGGTAAAATTCTCAGCAGGACGTCTGTAGTGTTGTCCACTCGGAGAGTTCGGAAGCTGCAATCGGGCAGGAGACTGTTGTTCTTGATACATAGTCCTGTAATGGAGTGACCCATCCATGGGTACTGGAGGGTAGCTGAACTCCTGAACTGGGGACATCTGTGCCCTTTGAAAGCTTGGGGACCTTGGCACGTTCCCCATGCGTGAAGGGTCTACCTCATGGTTCCACTCCCGCCGGTGGCCTTCCTGCCTATACGGAGGCAGGTGGTCTGGCCGTCTCCTGCCCTCTGGCACGTAGTCCACAGGCGGGTATGCTTGTGTACCTATCAGCTTGGTCGGCTGTCTCAGATAGTTGCTGGAGTTCACAGAGTCGTACTGTGCGTTTCTCTCGGCGGGCATTACCATGATGTGGTTAGACTGGGAGGAGCTGGAGGCGTGCCTGGGGTAGGTGGGGTAGGCCTTCTCAGCGGGCAGATCGAGGGGAGTGTGTGGGGGGATGCCGTGATGCCTGTCGTCGGGCTTCACGTCCACAATGGTGCTGTACTGCGGGCGATACGGAGGAGACGGTCCGGGCTTTGCTGGAGAATACGGTGCCGAGTTGGTGTGGTACATCGGGGGGTTGGAGTAGGAGGGAGGGGGCTTTCCTGGGGATCTTTGGTCTGGACCTTCGAACTGCTTCTGAGATCTCTGTGGTCCGCTTGCGACAACGCCACCTGGCATTCTGGTCGGACTGGCCGACTTGTGCGGCTGGCTGGCGAACGCGGACTCGCCGCGCAGACTTCGGGGGATGGACCTCTCCAGCATGTCCTCGGCGCGATTCTCAAAGTCATGATCGGGGCCGGGGACGTTGTCATACTGCGAAGCATTGGACCCTCTTTTGGTTTCGTCCACCATCAATCCTCTAGCCTTTGGCCTGACAAAAAGCACCTGGGCCTCGTCGGGACTGGACGGGGAGCTGGCAACACTGTAGTTTAGAGCCCTGCCCCTGCTGTCCAGAGCAGACTTTGTAGCTGCTTCTACCAGTTTTGTGTCAGAGGGTTTATTCCACCTTGGGGCAAAGTCCTTCCTTGCACTTGAGGCAGCATTAGAGTTGTGGTTGGCAGTTGCGTTGTTGAACTGCCTAGTGCCGTCCTGAGCCACAGCTTGAGGAGGAACCACAGCCATCTGTTTCCGCAGCTCCGCCTCTGAAGGCGTCCGTGCATGTCCGTCCCACTTCTCTGCCTTATTCCGCTTCAGCGATTTTTCAAAAGAGTCTTTTCTCCCTCGGCTGTGAGTCGGCCCAGCTCTCTCGGGGGAGGCACTGGGAGCATGGCTCTTGGGAGCGTGCACGTCCAGCTTAGCGCTGCTGCTCTGTCCGTTGCCAACATGATTGGAAATGGCTTGCTGAGGCTCGGGTGGCAACTGGCCCAGTGTCTTCTTTGGGATTTCATCCTCCTTACCTGGAAGGCGGATGATACAATGGGAAATTTAGTCAAAGCAGCTGGAAAAGTACAACAAGTACACATACATTTGACAGTATGCAACACCAAACAAATAGTATGTGAGTAACAGCAAGTCGACAATATTCATGCAACACTGTCCCTCTTTGCTAATGCAAAAAGACTAATTACTTAGATGACGTAAggctgaaatatatatttgggcTACTGGATATTAGGACTTTGTACAGCAGAGGATAACTTTGAATTAATTTGAGGTTCGTGCTTGACAATGCCAGTGGAGCAAAAACTATTTTAACAGACTGGCAAACTGGTTTTCGCATTCCAAAAcctatagtactgtgcaaatgtttaggcaggtgtgaaaaaatgctgtaagaaTGCCTCCAAAAATGgacacgttaatagattattaaTTAACTAAACGCAAagcgagtgaacagaagaaaaatctacatcaaatcaatatttgctgtgaccaccctttgctttcaaaacagcatcaattcttctaggtacacttgcacacagtttttgaaggaactcggcaggtaggtttgcccaaacatcttggagaattaaccacagttcttctgtggatttaggcagcctcagttgcttctctctcttcatgtaatcccagacagactcgatgatgttgagatcggggctctgtgggggccataccatcacttccaggactccttgttcttctttacgctgaagatagttcttaatgactgtcgctgtatgtttggggtcgttgtcatgctgcagaataaatttggggccaatcagatgcctccctgatggtattgcatgatggataagtatctgcctgtacttctcagcattgacgagaccattcattctgaccaaatcccaacTCCAAactttgcaaggaacctccaccatgcttcactgttgcctgcagacactcattcgtgtaccgctctccagcccttcggtgaacaaactgccttctgctgcagccaaatatttcaaattttgactcatcagtccagagcacctgctacCATTtttcagaggtatggctttttggccgcaagtctcccatgaaggccacttctgaccagacttctccggacagtacatgggtgtaccagggtcgcACTGtgttctgccaattctgagctgatggcactgctggacatcttccgattgtgaagggaagtaagcatgatgtctttcatctgctgcagtaagtttccttggctgatcactgtgtctacggtcctcaacgttgccggtttctttgtgcttcttcttcacctggaaacccctgtctgccttgacatttctgcctgggagagaccttgctgatgcagtagacactaccttgtgtcttgttgctgtgctcagtcttgtcagtaaacagtaaac
Coding sequences within it:
- the usp6nl gene encoding USP6 N-terminal-like protein isoform X1, producing the protein MRTKVQNRFEECQESFKRGSEAEQNAAIKLSQERAEIVAKYDKGKEGAIVEPWEDANFHLYKVIDRFGFLHTNELPSYDSIEEKQKHQEVERTTKWLKMIKSWDKYKNSEKLMRRIYKGIPLQLRGEVWCLLLDIPKIKAEKRDYYEKLKQRARGISPDIRQIDLDVNRTYRDHIMFRDRYDVKQQALFHVLTAYSMYNTEVGYCQGMSQITALLLIYMNEEDAFWALVKLLSGQKHAMHGFFIPGFPKLMRFQEHHDRILKKMMPKLKQHLDNQEVFTSLYTMKWFFQCFLDRTPFTLTLRIWDIYILEGERVLTAMSYTVLKLHKKHLLKLSMEELVEFLQVTLSKDFFFDDDFVIDQLQNSMSELRRSKLELPPPGKEDEIPKKTLGQLPPEPQQAISNHVGNGQSSSAKLDVHAPKSHAPSASPERAGPTHSRGRKDSFEKSLKRNKAEKWDGHARTPSEAELRKQMAVVPPQAVAQDGTRQFNNATANHNSNAASSARKDFAPRWNKPSDTKLVEAATKSALDSRGRALNYSVASSPSSPDEAQVLFVRPKARGLMVDETKRGSNASQYDNVPGPDHDFENRAEDMLERSIPRSLRGESAFASQPHKSASPTRMPGGVVASGPQRSQKQFEGPDQRSPGKPPPSYSNPPMYHTNSAPYSPAKPGPSPPYRPQYSTIVDVKPDDRHHGIPPHTPLDLPAEKAYPTYPRHASSSSQSNHIMVMPAERNAQYDSVNSSNYLRQPTKLIGTQAYPPVDYVPEGRRRPDHLPPYRQEGHRREWNHEVDPSRMGNVPRSPSFQRAQMSPVQEFSYPPVPMDGSLHYRTMYQEQQSPARLQLPNSPSGQHYRRPAENFTIQESMML
- the usp6nl gene encoding USP6 N-terminal-like protein isoform X2, which gives rise to MSSEAEQNAAIKLSQERAEIVAKYDKGKEGAIVEPWEDANFHLYKVIDRFGFLHTNELPSYDSIEEKQKHQEVERTTKWLKMIKSWDKYKNSEKLMRRIYKGIPLQLRGEVWCLLLDIPKIKAEKRDYYEKLKQRARGISPDIRQIDLDVNRTYRDHIMFRDRYDVKQQALFHVLTAYSMYNTEVGYCQGMSQITALLLIYMNEEDAFWALVKLLSGQKHAMHGFFIPGFPKLMRFQEHHDRILKKMMPKLKQHLDNQEVFTSLYTMKWFFQCFLDRTPFTLTLRIWDIYILEGERVLTAMSYTVLKLHKKHLLKLSMEELVEFLQVTLSKDFFFDDDFVIDQLQNSMSELRRSKLELPPPGKEDEIPKKTLGQLPPEPQQAISNHVGNGQSSSAKLDVHAPKSHAPSASPERAGPTHSRGRKDSFEKSLKRNKAEKWDGHARTPSEAELRKQMAVVPPQAVAQDGTRQFNNATANHNSNAASSARKDFAPRWNKPSDTKLVEAATKSALDSRGRALNYSVASSPSSPDEAQVLFVRPKARGLMVDETKRGSNASQYDNVPGPDHDFENRAEDMLERSIPRSLRGESAFASQPHKSASPTRMPGGVVASGPQRSQKQFEGPDQRSPGKPPPSYSNPPMYHTNSAPYSPAKPGPSPPYRPQYSTIVDVKPDDRHHGIPPHTPLDLPAEKAYPTYPRHASSSSQSNHIMVMPAERNAQYDSVNSSNYLRQPTKLIGTQAYPPVDYVPEGRRRPDHLPPYRQEGHRREWNHEVDPSRMGNVPRSPSFQRAQMSPVQEFSYPPVPMDGSLHYRTMYQEQQSPARLQLPNSPSGQHYRRPAENFTIQESMML